Proteins co-encoded in one Cyprinus carpio isolate SPL01 chromosome B5, ASM1834038v1, whole genome shotgun sequence genomic window:
- the hspb11 gene encoding intraflagellar transport protein 25 homolog, giving the protein MNRFAEMSRLRHIGCTCCLATQVSSRENSCLWHISACKYLTSTMLDAALSSYGAQVVLATSSDENHPPENIIDGKTETFWISTGMFPQEFIIRFPDNMKIFTVSIHSYNIKRLRIEKGTSDDAEKFEAVADTEFEHTENSLQANDISVNVLNTTHLRFLILSGYGPFVSVHKVSVQS; this is encoded by the exons ATGAACCGATTCGCGGAAATGAGTCGGCTGCGACACATCGGGTGTACGTGTTGCTTAGCAACTCAGGTTTCCTCTCGTGAAAATTCCTGCCTCTGGCATATTTCTGCATGTAAATATCTAACATCCACAATGCTGGACGCTGCTTTAAGTTCATACGGAGCACAGGTCGTGCTGGCTACATCCAGCGATGAGAATCACCCACCCGAGAACATTATCGACGG AAAAACAGAGACTTTCTGGATTTCAACTGGCATGTTTCCACAAGAGTTCATTATCCGCTTCCCGGACAACATGAAGATTTTCACTGTCTCCATTCACAGTTACAACA ttaaaagGCTGAGAATAGAAAAAGGCACATCAGACGATGCTGAGAAATTTGAAGCGGTTGCAGACACCG AGTTTGAGCACACAGAGAACAGCCTACAGGCTAATGATATTTCT gtaaatgtattaaatacaacACACTTACGGTTTCTCATACTGTCTGGATACGGTCCCTTTGTCTCTGTTCACAAAGTTAGTGTACAGTCATGA